GTACATTTACTTTAAAGCTCCTTTTATTTGTGCTGTATTCAGGTGACCGGGTAATACTTTTGTAATATTTAAGTTTGCATCCAATATTAAATTTGAAGGATATCCTCTAACTTGGGCTTTTTTAAGTATTTCCCCTTTTTCATCTAACAATACGGTTACATTTTTATAGTTTAATCCTTTATACCATTGTATAAATTTATCTTTAGGTTTTTCGCCTTTATGCCCCGGAGAAACTATAGTTATTACTTCAAAATTTTTATTTTTTTCTCCACTAAGGACATCTATTTCATGGAGTCCTGAAAGACATATAGGACACCAAGAAGCCCACATTTTTACATAAACTTTTTTTCCTTTATATTTACTGAGTGAAACAGTATTATTATTTATATCTTTTAATTGAATTCCGTTCAATGAATTACCTCCTGCGGCTAAAATATTAAAACTTAATATTACAAGTAATAACGTGATAATTTTTTTCATAGTTTTCAAATCCTTTCTTTACTTTATGTTTTTATTTAAAAATGCAATTTATTTGTTATAAGTAAAATGCCCATAAAAATAATAAGTATTCCTCCGATGATTTTAAATTTATCCAGATATTTATTCAAAGATCTTGTTCTCTTTAACAGCTCTTTAGAAAAAAATGAAAACAGGATAAAAGGTGTAGCCAGTCCTAAAACATAAATAAACATCATCATTCCTCCGTATATTGCAGAACCTCTGTCTCCTGAAAGGGCAAGGACTGATGTTAAAATCGGTCCCACACAGGGAGTCCAGCCTAGACTGAATGTCAATCCTAATATTAACGCTTCAAGAGATGAACTTTTCCCGTCAGTTTTTATTTCAAGCAGTTTGGTTTTTTCTAACTGTTTAAATTTCAATATACCCATCTGATGTATTCCTAAAATTATAACTATTATTCCTGAGATTATTCTTATGTTGTCGTTAAAAAAAATATTTCCTAGAAATCCGAAACTGAACCCTAAACTTACAAATGTGAGGGATAATCCCATTATAAATAGAAACGTATTTATTACAGTTCTTTTGCCCTTACTTAAAATCCCGAGATATACAGGAACAATAGGAAAGATACAAGGTGAAAAAAATGAAGCAAGTCCTGCTAAAAACACACTTCCTATTAATAATTGCTGTCCAAACATATTTTACTCCTTAAATTATTTAACTAAATTTACAAGATATTCGTAACCTTGTTTTTCCATCTCTTTTAACGGTATGAATTTTATTGCGGCACTGTTTATACAATATCTAAGTCCGCCTTTGTCTTTCGGGCCGTCATCAAACACGTGTCCTAAATGAGCTTTCCCGCTTCTACTTAAAACTTCGGTTCTTATCATATTGAAACTTGTATCTTTTTCATAAGTTACAACATCTTTTACAATAGGTTTAGTGAAGCTTGGCCAACCGCAACCCGAATCATATTTATCTTTTGAAGAAAATAAAGGTTCGCCTGTAGTTATGTCTACATAAAGTCCTGCTTCATGATTATCCCAGTATTCATTGCTGAATGAATGTTCAGTATTTTTCTTTTGAGTAACGCTGTATTGTAAAGGTGTAAGTTTTGCCTGTAATTCTTTGTCGCTTGGTTTAGGATAGTCTTTAGGATCTATAATAATGTTATCAGCTTGTTCCAAATCTATATGGCAATATCCGTTAGGATTTTTCTTTAAATAATCCTGATGGTATTCTTCAGCTAATATATAATGTTTTAACGGTTCAACTTCAACTTGGATTTTATCGCTATATTTTTGCTGTTGTTCTTTTATTTCTCTAACAATAGTTTCTTTATCTTTAATATTTGTATAATATATACCTGTACGGTATTGTCTTCCTCTGTCGTTTCCCTGTTTGTTTATACTTGTAGGATCTATAACCTGAAAATAATATTTCAGTAATTTGTCAAGGGAAATTTTATTTGCATCATATTTTACATGTACTGTTTCTGCATGATCAGTTCCGTGTAAAATCTGATAATTTGTAGAATCTGTTTTACCATTAGCGTAACCTGAAGTAGCATCTTTAACTCCGTAAATTCTTTCCATATACGCTTCTATCCCCCAGAAACAACCTCCTGCGAGATAAATTTCTCTTATATCCTCTTTAATATCGGATTTTGTAATTTGTTTGTCATTCATCATTGTGCCGTCCTTTTTATTCATATTTTTTGTTTCCGTTTTCTTTTTTGACATATTGTCATTTTTCATTACCATAGCTGCTGAAAGAAGGGTAGCAGATATGGCGAATAATACCAATCCTTTGTATTTCATAATTTCCTCCCTATGATTTTCAAAATTCTTTCTCTTGGCTTGTGAAGAAATTATATCTCATAAAAAATGAAATTATAATAAATTATAATAATTTTTTTTTATAATTTTATCATATTATAGCAATATTTAGTAATTTTTTTATAAAAAATTTGAATGTTAGATTTTTACTTATATTTCAATTTTATTTTTCTATTACTGTCATAA
The Leptotrichia sp. OH3620_COT-345 DNA segment above includes these coding regions:
- a CDS encoding redoxin family protein, with product MKKIITLLLVILSFNILAAGGNSLNGIQLKDINNNTVSLSKYKGKKVYVKMWASWCPICLSGLHEIDVLSGEKNKNFEVITIVSPGHKGEKPKDKFIQWYKGLNYKNVTVLLDEKGEILKKAQVRGYPSNLILDANLNITKVLPGHLNTAQIKGALK
- a CDS encoding cytochrome c biogenesis protein CcdA, whose product is MFGQQLLIGSVFLAGLASFFSPCIFPIVPVYLGILSKGKRTVINTFLFIMGLSLTFVSLGFSFGFLGNIFFNDNIRIISGIIVIILGIHQMGILKFKQLEKTKLLEIKTDGKSSSLEALILGLTFSLGWTPCVGPILTSVLALSGDRGSAIYGGMMMFIYVLGLATPFILFSFFSKELLKRTRSLNKYLDKFKIIGGILIIFMGILLITNKLHF
- the msrB gene encoding peptide-methionine (R)-S-oxide reductase MsrB, which codes for MKYKGLVLFAISATLLSAAMVMKNDNMSKKKTETKNMNKKDGTMMNDKQITKSDIKEDIREIYLAGGCFWGIEAYMERIYGVKDATSGYANGKTDSTNYQILHGTDHAETVHVKYDANKISLDKLLKYYFQVIDPTSINKQGNDRGRQYRTGIYYTNIKDKETIVREIKEQQQKYSDKIQVEVEPLKHYILAEEYHQDYLKKNPNGYCHIDLEQADNIIIDPKDYPKPSDKELQAKLTPLQYSVTQKKNTEHSFSNEYWDNHEAGLYVDITTGEPLFSSKDKYDSGCGWPSFTKPIVKDVVTYEKDTSFNMIRTEVLSRSGKAHLGHVFDDGPKDKGGLRYCINSAAIKFIPLKEMEKQGYEYLVNLVK